A region of the bacterium genome:
ATCGCATCGGGAATGGTCAACAGCGGCAGCAGTGCGCCGGCAAGTTGATCGGGGTTGGCATCATTCTGCACAAACTCCGGCACAACTTCTTCGCCTGCAAGCAGATTCGCCATCGCGATATGCGGCACTTTCACAACACGTTTGCCGATGGCGAAACTTAGAGCCGAAGTTTTATAGAACACGACAAACGGATTCCCGAAGAACGCGGCTTCGATGGTCGAAGAACCTGACTTCACGAGCGACGCATTGGCGTGAGCCAACAGCGCGTGTGAGACACCGCGCGCACGCGCGATACCGCTGCCGGTCAAGTAGGAATCATAGAACGTTGGGGCGATGGTTGGCGACTCGGCCAGAACCGGCTGCAAGTCGGGAAGGACTTTTCGCAACAGTTTTACCGTCTCGATGACAAGCGGCAGATGACGGCGCAATTCCTGTTTGCGGGAGCCCGGGAGGAGGCCGAGAACGCGGGAATCCGGCTCAATTCCCAGAGTTTTTAGAAATTCACCTCTCGGAGGCAAACCCCGCGCTTCATCGAGAAGCGGGTGTCCAACGAACTTTGCGTTCCCGCCAAGCCCTTGAAAAAGCTGTTCTTCAAATGGAAAGATGACAGCAATTCGGTCGGCCAGTCGGGCTAATTCCGGCCCTCGGGAGGCTTTCCACGCCCAAACCTGAGGTGCAATATAATATAAGATTCGCGGTTTGTAAACAGTTCGCTTTGATTCGAGATATCTGAGCAGGCTGAAATGCAGACCTGGGTAATCTATTAACACGATCAGTTCGGGTTGGCGGGAGAGGATTTCGCGCAGGACGGTTTTGCGCACGTGCATTATATATGGAAGGTGGCGGATGACCTCGGCGAAGCCCATGAAGGCAAGTTTACGCGCGTGAAAGAGGAGTTCAACTCCTTGATCCCTCATCCGGTCGCCTCCCAGCCCGAAGAAGTTCGATCCGGGGAGCTGTTTTTTCAGGCTTTGCACGACATGAGAGCCGTGCAGGTCACCGGAGGCCTCACCTGCGGAAATGAAGATAGTGGGATAGACTACCACGATTTCGTCCGGAAAACTATGGAAAGGATGGAGTTAACCGAGAGGAGGGGAGACATGCCAGTGGGTGGGTATAATATTTGAACGTATGAACACGGAAAAAGTTCCACGGGATTTTGGATTATTGGATAGGACTATCCAGAATTAGTGAAAGTCCTGAATCAATTTGTGAGAGCGTTTAAGCATAGGCAAACCGTGATTGCAGGAGTCTCATTC
Encoded here:
- the lpxB gene encoding lipid-A-disaccharide synthase, which gives rise to MVVYPTIFISAGEASGDLHGSHVVQSLKKQLPGSNFFGLGGDRMRDQGVELLFHARKLAFMGFAEVIRHLPYIMHVRKTVLREILSRQPELIVLIDYPGLHFSLLRYLESKRTVYKPRILYYIAPQVWAWKASRGPELARLADRIAVIFPFEEQLFQGLGGNAKFVGHPLLDEARGLPPRGEFLKTLGIEPDSRVLGLLPGSRKQELRRHLPLVIETVKLLRKVLPDLQPVLAESPTIAPTFYDSYLTGSGIARARGVSHALLAHANASLVKSGSSTIEAAFFGNPFVVFYKTSALSFAIGKRVVKVPHIAMANLLAGEEVVPEFVQNDANPDQLAGALLPLLTIPDAIRAAREKLVKVRAQMGDPGAGERVAEMVMEMLRE